The following proteins come from a genomic window of Solwaraspora sp. WMMA2065:
- the ppdK gene encoding pyruvate, phosphate dikinase, with amino-acid sequence MAESGGPGDPSRQTAHHHRYVYDFTEGNRDQRDLLGGKGANLAEMTNLGLPVPPGFTITTEACRAYLATGAVPPDLPDQIAAALARLERQRGKRLGDPADPLLVSVRSGARFSMPGMMETVLNVGLNDECVAGLAAQAGGDERFAWDSYRRLVQMFGRTVCGVPGEEFDQALEAAKRATGSDDDLALDADALRGLVRAYQKIFFAHTGRDFPQDPREQLDLAIRAVFDSWNAERAVIYRRQERIPTELGTAVNVVAMVFGNLGPDSGTGVAFTRDPASGDQGVYGDYLANAQGEDVVAGIRNTLPLQELARLDPRSYGELLTIMARLENHYRDLCDIEFTIERGKLWMLQTRVGKRTAAAAFVIASQLVDEGIIDLDEALHRVSGAQLAQLMFPCFDLSDAPPTIATGIGASPGAAVGKVVFDSARAVELARQGEQAILVRRETNPDDLPGMIAAQGILTSRGGKTSHAAVVARGMGKTCLCGADALDIDAGAGRFIVGDQIVSEGDVVSIDGTSGCLYLGAVPVRPSEVVQYFEGSVDPATTTDPLVLAVHRILSHADDRRRLTVRTNADTGADAARARRFGAEGIGLCRTEHMFLGDRRELVERLILARDEAERAAALDELLPLQRADFREIFQEMDGLPVTVRLIDPPLHEFLPSLEELAVSVALAQARGQEAGRDAALLAAVRRMHEQNPMLGLRGVRLGLVIPGLFAMQVRAITEAAVELAAAGRDPRPEIMVPLVGAVQELETVRAEADRIIAEVLGDRSVEILIGTMIEVPRAALTAGQLAGSAQFFSFGTNDLTQMGWGFSRDDVEGAFFWRYLELGIFGISPFESIDRDGVGRLVRIAVEEGRAARPGLKIGVCGEHGGDPDSVHFFHEAGLDYVSCSPFRVPVARLEAGRATVESTGSDSR; translated from the coding sequence ATGGCGGAATCCGGCGGACCGGGCGACCCGTCCCGGCAGACAGCCCATCACCACAGGTACGTCTACGACTTCACCGAGGGAAACCGCGACCAGCGGGATCTGCTCGGCGGCAAGGGGGCGAACCTGGCCGAGATGACCAACCTCGGCCTGCCGGTCCCACCCGGCTTCACCATCACCACCGAGGCGTGCCGGGCCTACCTGGCGACCGGCGCGGTACCGCCGGATCTGCCCGACCAGATCGCCGCCGCCCTGGCCCGGCTGGAGCGCCAGCGTGGCAAACGGCTCGGTGACCCGGCCGACCCGCTGCTGGTCTCGGTCCGCTCCGGGGCAAGGTTCTCCATGCCGGGAATGATGGAGACGGTGCTCAACGTGGGCCTCAACGACGAGTGCGTGGCAGGGCTCGCTGCCCAGGCCGGCGGTGACGAACGGTTCGCCTGGGACTCCTACCGCCGGCTGGTCCAGATGTTCGGCCGAACGGTCTGCGGGGTGCCGGGGGAGGAGTTCGACCAGGCGCTGGAGGCGGCCAAGCGGGCCACCGGCTCCGACGACGATCTCGCGCTGGACGCCGACGCGCTGCGTGGACTGGTCCGGGCGTACCAGAAGATCTTTTTCGCGCACACCGGCCGGGACTTCCCGCAGGACCCCCGCGAGCAGCTCGACCTGGCGATCCGGGCGGTCTTCGACTCGTGGAACGCCGAACGGGCGGTGATCTACCGGCGTCAGGAACGGATCCCCACCGAACTCGGCACCGCGGTCAACGTGGTCGCGATGGTCTTCGGCAACCTGGGGCCGGACTCCGGCACCGGTGTCGCCTTCACTCGCGACCCGGCCAGCGGTGACCAGGGGGTCTACGGCGACTACCTGGCCAACGCGCAGGGCGAGGACGTTGTCGCCGGGATCCGTAACACGCTGCCGTTGCAGGAGCTGGCCCGGCTCGACCCCCGGTCGTACGGTGAGCTGTTGACCATCATGGCCCGGCTGGAGAACCACTACCGGGATCTGTGCGACATCGAGTTCACCATCGAACGCGGCAAGCTGTGGATGCTGCAGACCCGGGTCGGCAAGCGGACCGCCGCCGCCGCGTTCGTCATCGCCAGCCAGCTGGTCGACGAGGGAATCATCGATCTGGACGAGGCGCTGCACCGGGTCAGCGGGGCGCAGCTGGCGCAGCTGATGTTCCCCTGCTTCGACCTGTCCGACGCGCCGCCGACGATCGCCACCGGGATCGGTGCCTCGCCGGGCGCGGCGGTCGGCAAAGTCGTCTTCGACTCGGCCCGGGCGGTCGAGCTGGCCCGGCAGGGGGAGCAGGCGATTCTGGTCCGGCGGGAGACCAACCCCGACGACCTGCCCGGCATGATCGCCGCGCAGGGCATCCTGACCAGCCGGGGAGGCAAGACCAGCCACGCCGCAGTGGTGGCCCGGGGGATGGGCAAGACCTGCCTGTGCGGGGCCGACGCCCTCGACATCGACGCCGGCGCCGGGCGGTTCATCGTCGGTGACCAGATCGTCTCCGAAGGTGACGTGGTGTCGATCGACGGCACCAGCGGCTGCCTGTACCTCGGTGCGGTGCCGGTGCGCCCGTCCGAGGTGGTGCAGTACTTCGAAGGCTCCGTCGACCCGGCGACCACCACCGACCCGCTGGTGCTCGCCGTACACCGGATCCTGTCCCACGCCGACGACCGGCGGCGGCTGACGGTGCGCACGAACGCCGACACCGGCGCGGACGCCGCGCGGGCCCGGCGGTTCGGCGCCGAGGGGATCGGGCTGTGCCGCACCGAGCACATGTTCCTCGGCGACCGCCGGGAGCTGGTGGAGCGGTTGATCCTGGCCCGTGACGAGGCGGAGCGTGCGGCCGCGCTGGACGAACTGCTGCCCCTGCAGCGGGCCGACTTCCGGGAGATCTTCCAGGAGATGGACGGCCTGCCGGTCACCGTACGGCTGATCGATCCGCCGCTGCACGAGTTCCTGCCGTCGCTGGAGGAGCTGGCCGTGTCGGTCGCCCTGGCGCAGGCCCGGGGTCAGGAGGCCGGCCGCGACGCGGCCCTGCTCGCCGCGGTGCGCCGGATGCACGAGCAGAACCCGATGCTCGGGCTCCGTGGCGTGCGGCTCGGCCTGGTCATCCCGGGGTTGTTCGCGATGCAGGTGCGGGCGATCACCGAGGCGGCCGTCGAGTTGGCCGCCGCCGGGCGCGATCCGCGACCGGAGATCATGGTCCCGCTGGTCGGCGCGGTCCAGGAACTGGAGACGGTACGCGCGGAAGCCGACCGGATCATCGCCGAGGTGCTCGGCGACCGGTCGGTCGAGATCCTGATCGGCACCATGATCGAGGTGCCCCGGGCCGCGTTGACCGCCGGTCAGCTCGCCGGATCGGCGCAGTTCTTCTCCTTCGGCACCAACGACCTGACCCAGATGGGCTGGGGATTCTCCCGTGACGACGTGGAGGGCGCGTTCTTCTGGCGCTACCTGGAGCTGGGCATCTTCGGCATCTCGCCGTTCGAGTCGATCGACCGGGACGGGGTGGGCCGGCTGGTGCGGATCGCCGTCGAGGAGGGCCGCGCCGCCCGGCCCGGCCTGAAGATCGGGGTCTGCGGCGAGCATGGCGGCGACCCCGACTCGGTGCACTTCTTCCACGAGGCGGGCCTGGACTACGTGTCCTGCTCGCCGTTCCGGGTGCCGGTGGCCCGGCTGGAGGCCGGCCGGGCGACGGTCGAGTCAACCGGCTCGGACAGCCGCTGA
- the dusB gene encoding tRNA dihydrouridine synthase DusB has product MPPLPLGRHQVWPPVVLAPMAGITNVAFRRLCREQGGGLYVCEMITTQALVERNPKTLRMIAFAPSERPRSLQLYGVDPQVTAAAVRIVVERDLADHIDLNFGCPVPKVTRKGGGAALPWRHRLFSRIVAGAVRAAAPAGVPVTVKMRKGIDDDHLTYLDAGLAAQEAGVAAVALHARTAAQRYSGTADWDAIGRLKQALSVPVLGNGDIWEADDAVRMVAHTAADGVVVGRGCLGRPWLFADLSAAFEGGSGRTLPTLGAVAATMRRHAELLVDWFGTGRDGRADAERDGCTDFRKHVAWYLKGFPVGGELRRALAMVSSLAELDALLSKLDPAEPFPRHTLGQPRGRTNSPGKVFLPYGWLASRDDDSVPAGAEIADSGG; this is encoded by the coding sequence CTGCCGCCGCTGCCGCTCGGCCGCCACCAGGTGTGGCCGCCGGTGGTCCTGGCACCGATGGCCGGGATCACCAACGTCGCCTTCCGCCGGTTGTGCCGTGAGCAGGGCGGTGGGCTGTACGTCTGCGAGATGATCACCACGCAGGCGCTGGTCGAGCGCAATCCGAAGACGCTGCGGATGATCGCGTTCGCGCCGTCCGAACGCCCCCGGAGCCTGCAGCTGTACGGGGTCGATCCGCAGGTCACCGCAGCCGCGGTGCGGATCGTGGTGGAACGTGACCTGGCCGATCACATCGACCTGAACTTCGGCTGCCCGGTGCCCAAGGTCACCCGAAAGGGCGGTGGTGCGGCGTTGCCGTGGCGGCACCGGCTGTTCAGCCGGATCGTCGCCGGTGCGGTCCGGGCGGCCGCGCCGGCCGGGGTGCCGGTGACGGTGAAGATGCGCAAGGGCATCGACGACGATCACCTGACGTATCTGGACGCCGGGCTGGCGGCTCAGGAGGCCGGGGTCGCGGCGGTGGCGCTGCACGCCCGTACCGCCGCCCAGCGGTACTCGGGTACCGCCGACTGGGACGCGATCGGCCGGCTCAAGCAGGCGTTGAGCGTGCCGGTGCTCGGCAACGGTGACATCTGGGAGGCCGACGACGCGGTGCGGATGGTGGCGCACACCGCCGCTGACGGGGTCGTCGTCGGCCGGGGCTGTCTGGGCCGGCCGTGGCTGTTCGCCGACCTGTCGGCGGCGTTCGAGGGCGGGTCCGGGCGGACGTTGCCGACCCTGGGCGCGGTCGCCGCCACCATGCGCCGGCACGCCGAGCTGCTGGTCGACTGGTTCGGCACCGGACGCGACGGGCGGGCCGACGCCGAGCGGGACGGCTGCACCGACTTCCGTAAGCACGTGGCCTGGTACCTGAAAGGCTTCCCGGTCGGCGGTGAGCTGCGCCGGGCCCTCGCCATGGTGTCCAGCCTGGCGGAGCTCGACGCGCTGCTGTCCAAGCTCGACCCGGCAGAGCCGTTCCCCCGGCACACGTTGGGCCAGCCGCGGGGCCGGACGAACTCGCCGGGCAAGGTCTTCCTGCCGTACGGGTGGCTGGCCAGCCGGGACGACGATTCCGTCCCGGCCGGGGCGGAGATCGCCGATTCCGGCGGCTGA
- a CDS encoding glycine--tRNA ligase yields MPADRIAAVASLAHRRGFAFPSGEVYGGQPVAWDYGPLGVELKEHVRRQWWRTVVQHRDDVVGLDAAVIQARPVFTASDLLDTYTQTRVRCRACDLTQPLDRIVEAFTVRREQPAAALAELACPSCGSRGSFTDPQRVSGLLEVSPDRPGSPDRYYLRPEAAPGTFVNFANVMIAARKKPPFGIAQVGRVFRNVVGPGEFLLRSHERERMELEYFVEPGSDDDWLEYWAQQRWDWYVDLGLAPQQLRRTEVPLAGLPQHAKRIVEIEFRLGGAYQEFVVLEGITNRADYDLTAHAKHSGADLSYFDQDRGERWVPYAIEPAADLTATVFALLLAAYDEDEAPNTKGGVDKRTVLRLDPRIAPVKVAVLPLSRNADLSPKARDLGAALRRRWMVEFDDSQAIGRRYRRQDEIGTPYCVTVDFETLTDDAVTVRDRDTMAQQRVSLDQVERYLLERLPPS; encoded by the coding sequence ATGCCAGCCGACCGCATCGCCGCCGTGGCCAGCCTCGCCCACCGGCGTGGTTTCGCGTTCCCGTCTGGTGAGGTCTACGGCGGTCAGCCGGTCGCCTGGGACTACGGGCCACTCGGCGTGGAGCTCAAGGAGCATGTTCGCCGGCAGTGGTGGCGCACGGTGGTGCAGCACCGCGACGACGTCGTCGGCCTTGACGCGGCGGTCATCCAGGCGAGGCCGGTGTTCACCGCGTCCGACCTGCTCGACACCTACACCCAGACCCGGGTCCGGTGCCGGGCCTGCGACCTCACCCAGCCGCTGGACCGGATCGTCGAGGCGTTCACCGTACGCCGGGAACAGCCGGCGGCCGCACTCGCCGAGCTCGCCTGTCCGAGCTGCGGCAGCCGGGGCAGCTTCACCGACCCGCAGCGGGTCAGCGGGCTGCTCGAGGTCTCGCCGGACCGTCCAGGGTCACCGGACCGGTACTACCTGCGGCCGGAGGCGGCACCGGGCACCTTCGTGAACTTCGCCAACGTGATGATCGCCGCCCGCAAGAAGCCGCCGTTCGGCATCGCCCAGGTCGGTCGGGTCTTCCGCAACGTCGTCGGCCCCGGCGAGTTCCTGCTACGCAGTCACGAGCGGGAGCGGATGGAGCTGGAGTACTTCGTCGAGCCCGGAAGCGACGACGACTGGCTGGAGTACTGGGCGCAGCAGCGGTGGGACTGGTACGTCGACCTGGGTCTCGCGCCACAGCAGTTGCGCCGTACCGAGGTGCCCCTCGCCGGCCTGCCGCAGCATGCCAAGCGGATCGTCGAGATCGAATTCCGGCTCGGTGGTGCCTATCAGGAATTCGTGGTGCTGGAAGGGATCACGAACCGCGCCGACTACGATCTGACCGCCCATGCCAAGCATTCCGGGGCCGACCTTTCCTATTTCGACCAGGACCGGGGTGAGCGGTGGGTGCCGTACGCGATCGAGCCGGCGGCGGACCTCACCGCGACGGTCTTCGCTCTGCTGCTGGCGGCGTACGACGAGGACGAGGCACCGAACACCAAGGGCGGCGTCGACAAGCGGACCGTGCTCCGTCTCGATCCACGGATCGCCCCGGTCAAGGTGGCGGTGCTGCCGCTGTCGCGAAACGCCGACCTCTCGCCGAAGGCACGTGACCTGGGTGCCGCGTTGCGGCGCCGCTGGATGGTCGAGTTCGACGATTCGCAGGCCATTGGTCGCCGCTACCGGCGTCAGGACGAGATCGGTACGCCGTACTGCGTCACGGTCGACTTCGAGACGCTGACCGACGACGCGGTCACCGTGCGGGACCGGGACACCATGGCGCAGCAGCGGGTGTCACTGGACCAGGTCGAGCGGTACCTGCTGGAGCGGTTGCCGCCCAGCTGA
- a CDS encoding antibiotic biosynthesis monooxygenase has translation MLVVNRFAVPEADTPGFVDRARAALRALAGRPGYRRGALTRALEDPLRWCLVTEWESVGTYRRALGSFEVKVDATPLLAESLDEPSAYEELVTAGPGEEPAAHTSDRAAEPER, from the coding sequence GTGCTGGTGGTCAACCGGTTCGCTGTGCCGGAGGCGGACACGCCCGGCTTCGTCGATCGCGCCCGGGCCGCGTTGCGTGCCCTGGCCGGCCGCCCGGGGTACCGGCGCGGCGCACTGACCCGCGCGCTGGAGGACCCGCTCCGCTGGTGCCTGGTCACCGAATGGGAGTCAGTGGGCACCTACCGGCGGGCGCTCGGTTCCTTCGAGGTGAAGGTGGACGCGACGCCGCTGCTCGCCGAATCGCTCGACGAGCCGTCCGCGTACGAGGAACTGGTCACCGCCGGGCCCGGAGAAGAACCCGCAGCCCACACCAGTGACCGGGCGGCGGAGCCGGAACGGTGA
- a CDS encoding DUF6703 family protein: protein MQPTQPSPPVRPGRISPTGAFLTALALVLVGLFAPGIVGAAALLLLAAGLVWLLRSSWPAVPAAGRMFRLVALTLLVAVALAKIF from the coding sequence ATGCAGCCTACGCAGCCGTCACCGCCGGTCCGCCCTGGGCGGATCAGCCCGACCGGGGCGTTTCTCACCGCCCTGGCGCTCGTCCTGGTCGGGCTCTTCGCACCGGGCATCGTCGGCGCGGCGGCGCTGCTGCTGTTGGCCGCCGGGCTGGTCTGGTTGCTACGTAGCAGCTGGCCGGCGGTGCCGGCGGCTGGACGAATGTTCCGCCTGGTGGCGCTCACCCTGCTCGTGGCGGTCGCCCTCGCCAAGATCTTCTAG
- a CDS encoding metal ABC transporter substrate-binding protein, whose product MHSHLFRRTVATTAGALLALGSTAACAQDGGDGSAGDTTVGVVAAFYPLQFLAERIGGDAVTVTGLAPPGAEPHDLELSPRQVGEVSDADLVVYLSNFQPAVDAAVEQEAGDHAFDVVEVEPLLDATDGGHSHDHGDEDEHADDEADHADEDEHADDEADHADEADDHAEETGAKDPHLWLDPTRFATVGDALAERLAAVDPDHAADYTERAAALRTELEALDAEYAERLADCERREIITSHAAFGYLAARYQLDQIGITGLSPEDEPTPQRLAEVIEEAREHQATTIFFETLVSPSVAETIADETGAETAVLDPIEGLQPDADGDYFSVMHNNLNNLTAALGCS is encoded by the coding sequence ATGCACAGCCACCTCTTCCGTCGTACCGTCGCCACCACCGCAGGTGCCCTGCTGGCCCTGGGCAGCACCGCCGCCTGCGCCCAGGACGGCGGCGACGGGTCCGCCGGCGACACCACGGTCGGCGTGGTAGCCGCCTTCTACCCCTTGCAGTTTTTGGCCGAACGGATCGGCGGCGACGCCGTCACGGTTACCGGTCTCGCGCCCCCCGGAGCGGAGCCGCACGACCTGGAGCTCAGCCCTCGGCAGGTCGGCGAGGTCAGCGACGCGGACCTGGTCGTCTACCTGAGTAACTTCCAGCCCGCCGTCGATGCCGCGGTCGAGCAGGAGGCCGGTGACCACGCATTCGACGTGGTGGAGGTCGAGCCGCTGCTGGACGCCACCGACGGTGGTCACAGCCACGACCACGGCGACGAAGACGAGCACGCCGACGACGAGGCGGACCACGCCGACGAAGACGAGCACGCCGACGACGAGGCGGACCACGCCGACGAGGCGGACGACCACGCCGAGGAGACCGGCGCGAAGGACCCGCACCTGTGGCTGGACCCCACCCGGTTCGCCACCGTCGGTGACGCGCTGGCCGAGCGTCTCGCCGCCGTCGACCCGGACCACGCCGCCGACTACACCGAGCGTGCCGCCGCGCTGCGCACCGAGTTGGAGGCCCTGGACGCCGAGTACGCCGAGCGGCTGGCCGACTGCGAGCGCCGGGAGATCATCACCAGTCATGCCGCCTTCGGCTACCTGGCAGCCCGCTACCAGCTCGACCAGATCGGGATCACCGGGTTGAGCCCGGAGGACGAGCCGACCCCGCAGCGCCTCGCCGAGGTGATCGAGGAGGCCCGGGAGCACCAGGCGACGACGATCTTCTTCGAGACGCTGGTCAGCCCGAGCGTCGCCGAGACCATCGCCGACGAGACCGGTGCCGAGACTGCAGTGCTCGATCCGATCGAGGGACTGCAGCCAGACGCCGACGGAGACTATTTTTCGGTGATGCACAACAATCTTAACAATCTGACCGCCGCCCTGGGATGTTCGTGA
- a CDS encoding metal ABC transporter ATP-binding protein: MTTSVVQVSRGAVGYDNRTVLRSVDLTVTSGEVVALLGANGSGKSTLIRAALGLVPLRSGSVHLFGVPATRFRQWHRIGYVPQRLGAGSGVPATVGEVVASGRLARRGVLRPPGAADRTAVAAALSAVGLADRSRDPVATLSGGQQQRTLIARALAGEPELLVLDEPTAGVDAASQEAFARALGAFVAGNGTVLLVAHELGPLQPLIDRAVVLHHGEVVHDGAVPAPAGHHADPGHDHVHPHAAVEPAQMWTT; this comes from the coding sequence GTGACCACCAGCGTCGTCCAGGTATCGCGCGGAGCGGTCGGCTACGACAACCGCACCGTCCTGCGCTCCGTCGACCTCACCGTGACCAGCGGTGAGGTCGTCGCGCTGCTGGGCGCCAACGGTTCCGGCAAGTCGACCCTGATCCGCGCGGCACTCGGGCTGGTGCCGCTGCGCAGCGGCTCGGTGCACCTGTTCGGGGTGCCGGCGACGCGGTTCCGGCAGTGGCACCGGATCGGCTACGTCCCACAACGGCTCGGTGCCGGCAGCGGCGTACCGGCCACCGTCGGCGAGGTGGTCGCCTCCGGTCGGCTGGCCCGTCGCGGCGTACTGCGACCGCCCGGTGCCGCCGACCGGACGGCCGTCGCCGCGGCGCTGAGCGCCGTCGGCCTCGCCGACCGGTCCCGGGATCCGGTGGCCACGCTCTCTGGCGGTCAGCAGCAACGGACGCTGATCGCCCGCGCGCTGGCCGGCGAACCGGAACTGCTGGTGCTCGACGAACCCACCGCCGGGGTCGACGCGGCCAGCCAGGAGGCGTTTGCCCGGGCACTCGGCGCGTTCGTGGCCGGCAACGGTACGGTGCTCCTCGTCGCCCACGAGCTCGGTCCGCTGCAGCCGCTGATCGACCGGGCCGTGGTGCTGCACCACGGCGAGGTGGTGCATGACGGCGCGGTGCCTGCGCCGGCCGGCCACCACGCGGACCCCGGACACGACCACGTCCACCCGCACGCCGCGGTGGAGCCGGCCCAGATGTGGACCACATGA
- a CDS encoding metal ABC transporter permease → MSIFQYEFMIRALIGALVIGLAAPALGIYLVQRRMSLIGDGVGHVALTGVGVGLLLDRSPVLTAVIAAAVGAVAIELLRERGRTSGDMALALLFYGGIAGGVMLVGLAGDRSNANLMAYLFGSLTTASVEDLWVIVVLAAVVLTAMLLLRPALFAICHDEEYARVSGLPVRTLNLLIAVTTAVTVTIAMRAVGLLLVSALMVVPVATAQQITRGFRSTMAMAMIIGTASAGGGVWLAGTADTAMGATIVILAIAAFAATAVGAGTWRLLRRRAGTLAVHRRQPREVEPPEVVLDRPAEMVPDRPV, encoded by the coding sequence ATGAGCATCTTCCAGTACGAGTTCATGATCCGGGCCCTGATCGGGGCCCTGGTCATCGGCCTGGCCGCCCCGGCCCTCGGCATCTACCTGGTGCAGCGTCGGATGTCGCTGATCGGCGACGGCGTCGGCCACGTGGCGCTGACCGGCGTCGGCGTCGGTCTGCTGCTGGACCGCTCCCCGGTGCTCACCGCCGTAATCGCCGCCGCAGTCGGCGCGGTCGCCATCGAGCTGCTGCGCGAACGCGGGCGTACCTCCGGCGACATGGCGTTGGCCCTGCTCTTCTACGGCGGCATCGCCGGCGGGGTGATGCTGGTCGGGCTGGCCGGCGACCGCAGCAACGCCAACCTGATGGCGTACCTCTTCGGCTCGCTCACCACCGCCTCGGTCGAGGACCTGTGGGTGATCGTGGTGCTGGCCGCAGTCGTGCTGACCGCGATGCTGCTGCTGCGGCCGGCGCTGTTCGCCATCTGTCACGACGAGGAGTACGCCCGGGTCTCCGGCCTGCCGGTGCGCACCCTCAACCTGCTGATCGCGGTGACCACCGCGGTGACCGTCACCATCGCCATGAGGGCGGTCGGCCTGCTGCTGGTCAGCGCGCTGATGGTGGTCCCGGTGGCGACCGCCCAGCAGATCACCCGGGGTTTCCGCAGCACCATGGCGATGGCGATGATCATCGGTACGGCCTCCGCCGGCGGCGGGGTGTGGCTGGCCGGAACCGCCGACACCGCGATGGGCGCGACCATCGTGATCCTGGCGATCGCTGCCTTCGCGGCCACCGCCGTCGGCGCCGGGACGTGGCGGCTGCTGCGCCGCCGCGCCGGCACGCTGGCCGTCCACCGCCGGCAGCCCCGCGAGGTCGAACCGCCCGAGGTGGTCCTGGACCGTCCCGCCGAGATGGTCCCGGATCGTCCCGTCTGA
- a CDS encoding metalloregulator ArsR/SmtB family transcription factor: MTMANGYDGYESASELLRALSAPLRVAIVTELAQGERCVHELVQKLGAPQPLVSQHLRVLRGAGVVHGSRRGREIAYALVDEHVAHIVADAVSHAREVR, translated from the coding sequence GTGACGATGGCCAACGGCTACGACGGGTACGAGAGCGCCAGCGAGTTGCTGCGCGCACTCTCGGCCCCGCTGCGGGTGGCCATCGTGACCGAGCTCGCCCAGGGCGAACGGTGTGTCCACGAACTCGTGCAGAAGCTCGGCGCGCCGCAACCGCTGGTGTCCCAGCATCTGCGGGTGCTGCGGGGCGCAGGCGTGGTGCACGGCTCCCGGCGAGGCCGGGAGATCGCTTACGCGCTGGTCGACGAACACGTCGCGCATATCGTCGCGGACGCTGTCAGTCATGCCCGGGAGGTCCGGTGA
- a CDS encoding Fur family transcriptional regulator yields MRTGDTTPGTAEPSAVRNTRQRSAVSAILDELAGFHSAQELHAMLRQRGDRVGLTTVYRTLQGLADSGEVDVMRPPGGEHLYRRCSQGHHHHLVCRSCGSAVEVAGPAVESWAERIAAQHGYIGVSHTMEIFGTCPKCAARRTPKT; encoded by the coding sequence ATGAGGACTGGAGACACCACGCCCGGCACCGCAGAGCCCTCGGCGGTGCGCAACACCCGGCAACGCAGCGCGGTCAGCGCCATCCTCGACGAGCTCGCCGGCTTCCACAGCGCCCAGGAGCTGCACGCCATGCTGCGTCAGCGGGGCGACCGGGTCGGTCTGACCACGGTCTACCGGACGTTGCAGGGGCTGGCCGACTCCGGCGAGGTCGACGTGATGCGTCCACCTGGCGGCGAGCACCTGTACCGGCGGTGCAGCCAGGGCCACCACCATCATCTGGTCTGCCGCTCGTGCGGCAGCGCGGTCGAGGTGGCCGGGCCGGCGGTGGAAAGCTGGGCGGAACGGATCGCGGCGCAGCACGGCTACATCGGAGTCAGCCATACGATGGAGATCTTCGGGACCTGCCCGAAATGCGCCGCCCGGCGTACCCCGAAGACGTGA
- a CDS encoding DUF6328 family protein — protein sequence MDRETEKERWQRNFSDLLQELRVAQTGVQILFAFLLTLPFSSGFPDTNGFQRDVYVVALLAAAAAAALIISPVAFHRALFRRGRKPELVRFAHRMASGGLSLMLVAMVSSVLLVTDFILPRPVAFVLSGLTGVWFLIFWAALPFVHRGWLDGDDEDEDDEDEDSDGGAGRGGRSASAT from the coding sequence GTGGACCGGGAAACCGAAAAGGAACGCTGGCAGCGCAACTTTTCCGATCTTTTGCAGGAGCTGAGGGTCGCCCAGACCGGGGTGCAAATCCTCTTCGCGTTCCTGCTGACCCTGCCGTTCAGCAGCGGTTTCCCCGACACGAACGGGTTCCAACGGGACGTGTACGTGGTGGCGCTGCTGGCGGCGGCGGCCGCCGCCGCGTTGATCATTTCGCCGGTGGCGTTCCACCGGGCGCTCTTCCGGCGTGGCCGCAAGCCGGAGCTGGTCCGGTTCGCCCACCGGATGGCCAGCGGCGGTCTCAGCCTGATGCTGGTCGCCATGGTCAGCTCGGTGCTGCTGGTCACCGACTTCATCCTGCCCCGACCGGTCGCCTTCGTGCTCAGCGGCCTCACCGGGGTGTGGTTCCTGATCTTCTGGGCGGCCCTGCCCTTCGTGCACCGTGGCTGGCTGGACGGCGACGATGAGGACGAGGACGACGAGGACGAGGACAGCGACGGTGGTGCCGGGCGCGGCGGCCGGTCAGCGTCGGCCACGTAG